The nucleotide window ATCCTTTCCGCTTCCGGAGAAAAAACACCCGATAAAGCCTGGAAGGTCAATATCGACGGCCTCTACAATGTTCTCGAAGCGGCCCGACGGCTTGACGGCGTCCGCATGTTCTGTCCCAGTTCGATCGCCGTTTTCGGGCCGGCCACTCCCCGCGAGTCGACACCCCAGGACACCGTCCTCGATCCCCGGACGATCTACGGCGTCACCAAGGTGGCGGGAGAAATGCTCTGCGATTATTATGTCCGGAGATATGGATTGGATGTCCGCGGTTGCCGTTTCCCCGGCATCATCAGCCACAAAACTCTTCCCGGCGGCGGAACGACGGACTACGCCGTGGCCATTTTTTACGAAGCCGTCAAGACCGGCCGGTACGAATGCTTCCTGAAAGAAGACACGCGACTGCCCATGATGTACATGCCCGACTGTTTGAAATCCATCGTCGACTTGATGGAGGCGGACTTCGGGCGGCTCCGCCACCACGCGAATTTTAACGTGACGGCCATGAGTTTCTCGGCCGGCGAGCTGGCCGCGGAAATCAAAAAACATCGGCCCGACTTCGTCTGCACCTACGAGCCGGATTTCCGGCAGGACATCGCCGATTCCTGGCCCGCCTCGATCGACGATACGGCGGCCCGTGAGGAATGGGATTGGAGTCCGGATTACGACTTGGCCCGCATGACCGAGGACATGCTCGGCGCCCTCAACAAGCGCTAGTCTTTCCCTAAGCCAAGCAACGGAGATAATTGGGAAGGGCAAAGGCGGCCTTGTGGATTTCGGCGTTGTAATACTTGAGGCCGGAGGGAATGCGGAGGTCCCTCACGGCGAGCGGATCGACGGCGTCGGAAAGAAAGTGGTAGCACCACGTCCCCACGGGATATGTCGGGACGGAACCCAGATAGTAGCGGGAATATTTGAAGAGCCTTTTCAGGAAAAGGCTCTTTGCGGTCAGGGCGTCCAGGTGAAGAACAGGAGAACCGGCCTGGGCGGCAATGACACCCCCGGGGTTGAGAATTCTTTTGAGTCCGGCGTGGAAGCCTTCATCGTGAAGCACCGTCGAGGGGCCGACGGGATCCGAAGAATCCACAAGAACGGCATCGAAGCGGAGATCCGTATCCCGGACGAAAGCGTTTCCTTCGCCGATGACGAGTTCGGACCGGGGGTCCTTCAGCGCATTGTCGAGCCAGGGAAAAAATTCCCGGCAGGCCTCAATGACGCCGGAGTCGATTTCGACCAGGACGGCCTTTTCCACCGGGTGCTTGAGAACCTCGCCCAACGCGCCTCCGTCCCCTCCCCCGATAACCAGGACATTGCGGGGTGCCGGATGGGAGGAGCAAGCCGGATGGACCAGCATTTCGTGATAGTTGAATTCATCCATTTCCGTGGTCTGGACCAGCCCGTCAAGCAGAAGGACGCGCCCGAAGGCGTTATTATCGATGATTTCGATTTGTTGAAAAGCCGTCGTCTTTTCACAAAGAACACGGTCCGCCTTGAAAAAGATCCCGGATGACGGGGTCTGGTATTCCCGGGCTTCGGTTTTGTCGGCATTCAGTCCGCTATTTTTCATGGTGTTCTCCTGTTTTGCCGGCTGCGCCGGATCCGCCGTTTTTTTGCAATTCCACCGGGCCCTCCGCGGGGGCCATGGAGATTCCCGCGTAACCATATCCGATCGTGATCAGGGGAATGAGCAGGTTGAGAAAAGCATAGGGAAGATAGGCCAGGGGGCTGACGCCCAGTGTGGCATGCATGAATGCCCCGCAACTGTTCCAGGGAATAAGCGGAGAAGTCAGCGTCCCGGAGGACTCCAAAGCACGGGAGAGATTCTTTGGATGAAGTCCCATTTTGTCGTAGGCCTCTTTGTACATCCGGCCGGGAATGACGATAGCCAGATATTGATCGGAGGCGACGATATTCATGCCCAGAGAACTGAAAACCGTCGTGGCCACCAGACCCCCGGGCCGTTTGACCCTGCGGAGAAGTGCGGCCGCAACGGCGCCCAGCATCCCCGTCCTCTCCATGATTCCGCCGAAAGACAGAGCGCAGATGACAAGTCCGACCGTGGGCATCATGCTCTCCAGACCTCCCCGGGTGAGGAGATCATCAACCGCCGCAAC belongs to Acidobacteriota bacterium and includes:
- a CDS encoding NAD-dependent epimerase/dehydratase family protein, with product MKRILVTGAAGQIGSELTALLAEKHGADHVLATDIALPDPKNTAGIPFERLDVTDGDAVAALFQKHRPEGVYHMAAILSASGEKTPDKAWKVNIDGLYNVLEAARRLDGVRMFCPSSIAVFGPATPRESTPQDTVLDPRTIYGVTKVAGEMLCDYYVRRYGLDVRGCRFPGIISHKTLPGGGTTDYAVAIFYEAVKTGRYECFLKEDTRLPMMYMPDCLKSIVDLMEADFGRLRHHANFNVTAMSFSAGELAAEIKKHRPDFVCTYEPDFRQDIADSWPASIDDTAAREEWDWSPDYDLARMTEDMLGALNKR
- the speE gene encoding polyamine aminopropyltransferase, which gives rise to MKNSGLNADKTEAREYQTPSSGIFFKADRVLCEKTTAFQQIEIIDNNAFGRVLLLDGLVQTTEMDEFNYHEMLVHPACSSHPAPRNVLVIGGGDGGALGEVLKHPVEKAVLVEIDSGVIEACREFFPWLDNALKDPRSELVIGEGNAFVRDTDLRFDAVLVDSSDPVGPSTVLHDEGFHAGLKRILNPGGVIAAQAGSPVLHLDALTAKSLFLKRLFKYSRYYLGSVPTYPVGTWCYHFLSDAVDPLAVRDLRIPSGLKYYNAEIHKAAFALPNYLRCLA